A DNA window from Halorubrum sp. DM2 contains the following coding sequences:
- a CDS encoding M48 family metalloprotease → MSPSIPSFESADRSAGPGESDGSGALGADRGLRIRMLVATALVVALPFAFVYAFVFLINAVGLPLLEWANERPYTGEVYVDPVFLAVVVLVGLAVQYRYGPRTVLRSVGARRVSPDEYPELHAAVTRLAAQADVPDPDVAVARTELPNAFAVGTPGDGTVVVTTGLLDRLDDAELDAVLAHELSHLANRDASLMTVAWVLPTVTYYVAMLAFYVLYGLVKFLRFGGGGGGGDRDGRALAVGLVVITVSALLTLTVSAMFWFGSVLIYRVLSRYREYAADRGAAEITGSPAALASALRTVDEAMPEVPDRDLRELDGGAEALYLAPLEARAFGDEELVSTDVFPETHPPTRERIARLRELAGESA, encoded by the coding sequence ATGTCGCCCTCCATTCCCTCGTTCGAGAGCGCCGACCGGTCCGCCGGTCCCGGCGAGTCGGACGGATCCGGCGCGCTCGGTGCCGACCGCGGGCTCCGGATCCGGATGCTCGTCGCGACCGCGCTGGTCGTCGCGCTCCCGTTCGCGTTCGTGTACGCGTTCGTCTTCCTGATCAACGCGGTCGGACTCCCGCTCCTCGAGTGGGCGAACGAGCGCCCCTACACCGGCGAGGTGTACGTCGACCCCGTCTTCCTCGCGGTCGTCGTCCTCGTCGGCCTCGCGGTCCAGTACCGGTACGGGCCGCGGACCGTGCTCCGGTCGGTCGGCGCGCGACGCGTCTCCCCCGACGAGTACCCCGAACTCCACGCCGCGGTGACGCGGCTGGCCGCGCAGGCCGACGTGCCCGACCCCGACGTGGCGGTCGCGCGCACGGAGCTCCCGAACGCGTTCGCGGTCGGGACGCCGGGCGACGGCACCGTCGTCGTCACGACCGGACTCCTCGACCGGCTCGACGACGCGGAGCTCGACGCCGTCCTCGCCCACGAGCTGTCGCACCTCGCGAACCGCGACGCGAGCCTGATGACGGTCGCGTGGGTGCTGCCGACGGTCACCTACTACGTCGCCATGCTCGCCTTCTACGTCCTCTACGGTCTGGTCAAGTTCCTCCGGTTCGGCGGTGGCGGAGGCGGCGGCGACCGCGACGGCCGAGCGCTCGCGGTCGGCCTCGTCGTGATCACCGTCAGCGCGCTCCTGACGCTCACCGTCTCCGCGATGTTCTGGTTCGGGAGCGTCCTAATCTACCGCGTGCTCTCGCGGTACCGCGAGTACGCGGCCGACCGCGGGGCCGCGGAGATCACCGGCTCGCCCGCCGCGCTGGCGAGCGCGCTCCGGACCGTCGACGAGGCCATGCCCGAGGTGCCGGACCGGGACCTCCGCGAGCTCGACGGCGGCGCGGAGGCGCTGTACCTCGCGCCGCTGGAGGCCCGGGCGTTCGGTGACGAGGAGCTCGTGAGCACGGACGTGTTCCCGGAGACGCATCCGCCGACCCGGGAGCGGATCGCGCGGCTCCGCGAGCTGGCGGGTGAGTCGGCGTGA
- a CDS encoding phosphoadenosine phosphosulfate reductase family protein, producing the protein MSEDFPASVDVDYADGEGEDPEDYPSIQHKIEKAVEVTRRGLEQYDNPAVMWTGGKDSTLTLYFINQVAEEYGYEKPTAVFIDHFQHFDSITDFVEHWADEWNIDLVYARNDDVGAYVDEHGLEPGDDIPVSELSEHNQHHIRDILEFEEDTFPFLLDTYVGNHLLKTVALNDALEEYDIDGVISGVRWDEQEARADETFFSPRHDPDLFPPHDRIQPILQFAEADVWDAFWNFVVPDTVEAFPDEGYVPQADDDLPEGVTQEDVPISPKYFAGFRSLGSEVSTDKTTEEPAWLQDLEGTTERAGRAQDKEDLMERLRDLGYM; encoded by the coding sequence ATGAGCGAGGACTTCCCGGCGAGCGTCGACGTCGATTACGCCGACGGCGAGGGCGAGGACCCCGAGGACTACCCGTCGATCCAGCACAAAATCGAGAAGGCGGTCGAGGTCACCCGCCGCGGACTCGAACAGTACGACAATCCGGCGGTGATGTGGACCGGCGGCAAAGACTCCACGCTAACGCTGTACTTCATCAATCAGGTCGCCGAGGAGTACGGCTACGAGAAGCCGACCGCCGTCTTCATCGACCACTTCCAGCACTTCGATTCGATCACCGACTTCGTCGAACACTGGGCCGACGAGTGGAACATCGACCTGGTGTACGCCCGCAACGACGACGTGGGCGCGTACGTCGACGAACACGGCTTAGAGCCGGGCGACGACATTCCTGTTTCGGAACTCTCCGAGCACAACCAGCATCACATCCGCGACATCTTAGAGTTCGAGGAGGACACGTTCCCGTTCCTGTTGGACACGTACGTGGGCAACCACCTGCTGAAGACGGTCGCGCTCAACGACGCGTTAGAAGAGTACGACATCGACGGCGTCATCTCGGGGGTCCGCTGGGACGAACAGGAGGCTCGCGCCGACGAGACGTTCTTCTCGCCGCGTCACGACCCCGACCTGTTCCCGCCGCACGACCGCATCCAGCCCATCCTCCAGTTCGCCGAGGCCGACGTGTGGGACGCGTTCTGGAACTTCGTGGTACCCGACACGGTCGAGGCGTTCCCCGACGAGGGCTACGTCCCGCAGGCCGACGACGACCTCCCCGAGGGCGTCACCCAAGAAGACGTGCCCATCTCGCCGAAGTACTTCGCCGGCTTCCGCTCGCTCGGCAGCGAAGTGAGTACTGATAAGACGACCGAAGAGCCTGCGTGGCTCCAAGACCTCGAAGGAACGACCGAACGCGCCGGCCGCGCCCAGGACAAAGAAGACCTGATGGAGCGCCTGCGCGACCTCGGCTACATGTGA
- the wecB gene encoding UDP-N-acetylglucosamine 2-epimerase (non-hydrolyzing) has protein sequence MTTTPHLAIVLGTRPEIVKLAPVVRACERSGHPYTLVHTGQHYSERLDGTFFDQLGLPAPDHHLGVGSGTHGEQTGEMLAGLDGVLRTVDPDVVLVQGDTNSALAGALAAAKLPVELGHVEAGLRSFDREMPEETNRVVADRVADYLFAPTATAATHLRREGTDADRVFITGNTVVDALRRHLDIARTRSRVLDDLGLAAGEFALLTAHRPRNVDDPDRFARLLDGVAAAAAESDLDVVYPVHPRAERQIADLDSLPERVRTVEPQEYLDFLRLEDAARFVMTDSGGVQEEACVLGVPCLTLRENTERPETVEVGANTLVGTDPRAIRNGVRALKADTAEWPNPFGDGSAAERVLDALCGRPTAEPEASR, from the coding sequence ATGACGACGACACCGCACCTCGCGATCGTACTCGGCACCCGCCCCGAGATCGTCAAACTCGCCCCGGTCGTCCGGGCCTGTGAGCGAAGCGGTCACCCGTACACCCTCGTACACACCGGGCAACACTACTCGGAGCGACTGGACGGCACCTTCTTCGACCAGCTGGGACTGCCGGCCCCGGACCACCATCTCGGCGTGGGATCGGGGACGCACGGCGAGCAGACCGGCGAGATGCTCGCCGGACTCGACGGCGTGCTCCGGACCGTCGACCCGGACGTCGTCTTGGTCCAAGGAGACACGAACTCGGCGCTGGCCGGGGCGCTCGCCGCCGCCAAGCTACCGGTCGAACTCGGTCACGTCGAGGCCGGACTGCGCAGCTTCGACCGCGAGATGCCCGAAGAGACGAACCGCGTGGTCGCCGACCGCGTCGCGGACTACCTGTTCGCCCCGACGGCGACCGCGGCGACGCACCTCCGCAGGGAGGGGACCGACGCGGACCGGGTGTTCATCACGGGGAACACCGTCGTCGACGCCCTCAGACGGCATCTGGACATCGCCCGGACCCGGAGCCGTGTCCTCGACGACCTCGGGCTCGCCGCCGGCGAGTTCGCGCTCCTGACGGCCCACCGGCCGCGGAACGTCGACGACCCCGACCGGTTCGCGCGCCTGCTCGACGGCGTCGCCGCCGCCGCGGCCGAGTCGGACCTCGACGTCGTGTACCCCGTCCATCCGCGCGCCGAACGGCAGATCGCCGATCTCGACTCGTTGCCCGAGCGCGTCCGGACGGTCGAGCCGCAGGAGTACCTCGATTTCCTCAGGCTCGAAGACGCGGCGCGGTTCGTCATGACCGATTCGGGCGGGGTCCAAGAGGAGGCCTGCGTCCTCGGCGTCCCCTGCCTGACGCTGCGCGAGAACACCGAGCGCCCCGAGACCGTCGAGGTCGGCGCGAACACGCTGGTCGGCACCGACCCGAGGGCTATACGCAACGGGGTCCGGGCACTGAAAGCGGACACCGCCGAGTGGCCGAACCCGTTCGGCGACGGCTCGGCGGCCGAGCGCGTTCTCGACGCCCTGTGTGGCCGACCGACCGCGGAGCCGGAGGCGTCGCGATGA
- a CDS encoding saccharopine dehydrogenase NADP-binding domain-containing protein has translation MTDADPTYDVVVWGATGVAGRFTAEYLTERYAPEDLSIAVGGRNREKLDALVGDLTRRSDAWDDVPVVVGDATDPESLRAMARDARVVCTTVGPYTTYGSPLVEACVESGTDYCDLTGEVNWTRETIDRFHEAAVDSGARIVNGCGFDSVPADIGTLLVQSFAAETFGAPCETVRIYLNGGSGSVSGGTLASFGELFEAAATDPLARETLRNPYSLAPAGERSGVDPGAQRWPRRDPLGGGWTAPSPMAAVNERVVRRSNALLGYPWGREFRCTEVVPTGKGVRGAAVAGLVAGGLGAFTAAMSVGPMRSALRRYVFPDPGEGPTREEAEAGSFEIRVLGRGTAADGPFTVAAEFGADRDPGYGATARMLGESATCLARGDVDSPFDGGVLTPASGIGLPLAERLREVGFTASVGEAAESGR, from the coding sequence ATGACCGACGCCGATCCGACATACGACGTCGTGGTGTGGGGAGCGACCGGAGTCGCCGGGCGGTTCACGGCCGAGTACCTCACCGAGCGGTACGCGCCGGAGGACCTCTCTATAGCCGTCGGCGGACGGAACCGAGAGAAGCTCGACGCGCTCGTCGGCGACCTCACCCGTCGCAGCGACGCGTGGGACGACGTGCCCGTCGTCGTGGGCGACGCGACGGACCCGGAGAGCCTGCGCGCGATGGCTCGCGACGCGCGAGTCGTCTGTACGACGGTCGGGCCGTACACGACGTACGGCTCGCCGCTGGTCGAGGCGTGCGTCGAGTCCGGGACGGACTACTGCGATCTCACCGGCGAGGTGAACTGGACCCGCGAGACCATCGACCGGTTCCACGAGGCGGCGGTCGACTCCGGTGCCCGGATCGTCAACGGCTGCGGATTCGACTCCGTGCCCGCCGACATCGGAACCCTGCTCGTCCAGTCGTTCGCGGCGGAGACGTTCGGCGCGCCCTGCGAGACGGTCCGGATCTATCTCAACGGGGGCAGCGGGAGCGTGAGCGGCGGTACGCTGGCGAGCTTCGGCGAGCTGTTCGAGGCGGCCGCGACCGATCCGCTCGCCCGGGAGACGCTTCGGAACCCCTACTCGCTGGCACCGGCCGGCGAGCGGAGCGGCGTCGATCCGGGCGCACAGCGGTGGCCCAGGAGGGACCCGCTGGGCGGCGGGTGGACGGCCCCGTCGCCGATGGCCGCGGTGAACGAGCGCGTGGTGCGGCGCAGCAACGCGCTGCTCGGTTACCCGTGGGGTCGCGAGTTCCGGTGTACCGAGGTCGTTCCGACCGGGAAGGGGGTTCGGGGCGCGGCGGTCGCCGGACTCGTCGCCGGCGGTCTCGGCGCGTTCACCGCCGCCATGTCCGTCGGCCCGATGCGCTCGGCGCTCCGCCGGTACGTCTTCCCCGACCCCGGCGAGGGACCGACGAGGGAGGAGGCCGAGGCCGGGAGCTTCGAGATACGGGTCCTCGGACGCGGCACGGCCGCGGACGGTCCCTTCACCGTCGCGGCCGAGTTCGGTGCCGACCGGGACCCCGGCTACGGCGCGACCGCGCGCATGCTCGGCGAGTCGGCGACGTGTCTGGCGCGCGGCGACGTCGACTCCCCGTTCGACGGCGGCGTGTTGACGCCGGCGTCGGGCATCGGGCTCCCGCTCGCGGAGCGACTCCGTGAGGTCGGCTTCACCGCGTCGGTCGGCGAGGCAGCCGAGAGCGGACGCTGA
- a CDS encoding Gfo/Idh/MocA family oxidoreductase: MNLGVVGTGYWGSNHARVGAELRDAGVVDDVVLCDLDEERVADLAGTYDLEYVTDHADLSGRVDAAVVATPSPTHRGIAVDLLRAGVDLLVEKPLALTGADARAIVAAADEEGRTLATGHIFRYHPGLNELRDRLRRGELGRAEYLSTSRYSFRQPRETAGTLFSLAVHDVDIYTYLLGEWPDSVFCAVNEAETAAVDETATLTLTYGSTTATIDVSWRVPAFGKRRDLVVAGSEATGYVDYLEDTVVELYENTVAADAEIPTREESVRRYEAPAAEPLRLEVESFLEACRTGATPRASGRVGVAAVEILEAAQRSADTGRAIEIEMDGPDPPT, from the coding sequence GTGAACCTCGGCGTCGTCGGGACCGGGTACTGGGGGAGCAATCACGCCCGCGTCGGGGCCGAACTGCGAGACGCCGGCGTCGTCGACGACGTCGTCCTGTGTGACCTCGACGAGGAGCGAGTCGCCGACCTCGCCGGGACGTACGACCTCGAGTACGTCACCGATCACGCGGACCTGAGCGGACGCGTCGACGCGGCGGTGGTCGCGACGCCGTCACCGACGCACCGGGGTATCGCGGTCGACCTCCTGCGAGCCGGCGTCGATCTCCTCGTCGAGAAACCGCTCGCGCTCACCGGCGCGGACGCCCGCGCGATCGTCGCGGCCGCCGACGAGGAGGGGCGGACGCTCGCGACCGGGCACATCTTCCGATATCATCCCGGACTGAACGAGCTCAGGGACCGCCTCAGACGGGGGGAACTCGGGCGAGCGGAGTACCTCTCGACCAGTCGGTACTCGTTCCGGCAGCCGCGCGAGACGGCGGGGACCCTCTTCTCGCTCGCCGTCCACGACGTCGACATCTACACGTACCTGCTCGGGGAGTGGCCGGACAGCGTGTTCTGTGCGGTGAACGAGGCGGAGACGGCGGCCGTCGACGAGACGGCCACGCTCACCCTGACGTACGGATCGACGACGGCGACGATCGACGTCTCGTGGCGAGTCCCGGCGTTCGGCAAGCGCAGAGACCTCGTCGTCGCCGGCTCGGAGGCGACCGGGTACGTCGATTACCTCGAGGACACCGTCGTGGAACTGTACGAGAACACGGTGGCGGCGGACGCCGAGATCCCGACCCGCGAGGAGTCGGTTCGGCGGTACGAAGCGCCCGCCGCCGAACCGCTCCGTCTGGAGGTCGAATCGTTCCTCGAAGCCTGTCGGACCGGCGCGACTCCGCGCGCGTCCGGTCGCGTGGGCGTCGCCGCCGTCGAGATCCTTGAGGCGGCGCAACGGTCGGCCGACACCGGACGAGCGATCGAGATCGAGATGGACGGGCCGGACCCACCGACGTGA
- a CDS encoding nucleotide sugar dehydrogenase: MSTVFVHGLGYVGLPTAAMFANYGHDVTGYDTDDAVVECLRGGGLHIEEPGLRAFVTQALESGKLTVAHEVDEAKYHVIAVPTPYDRGAGVPDLQYVRAAADAIAPHLRTGDTVVLESTVPPTTTVDVLRPVLERSGLSAGTDFALVYCPETVLPGNIITELKRNDRIVGGVNGVSTEAAVRLYESFVEGEIYTAADATTAEVVKLTQNTFRDVNIALANELALVSRDYGVDSRRVRELANVHPRVDVHHPGPGVGGHCLPVDPWFLGYDSDSLRLVPVARAVNDGMSDHVVELLEAELGSLAGRRIALLGVAYKRGVGDTRRSPALAVAAALRDAVEEERAAPTDGGAGSSGGGIDVRLHDPHVDDESLGLVDFDRAVADADAAVVVTGHEAFTDLDPERVRDAMAGSSVVDTRAVLSVPDWEAAGFTVRRI; the protein is encoded by the coding sequence ATGAGCACGGTGTTCGTCCACGGCTTGGGCTACGTCGGACTGCCGACGGCGGCGATGTTCGCCAACTACGGGCACGACGTGACGGGGTACGACACCGACGACGCGGTCGTCGAGTGTCTCCGGGGCGGCGGTCTCCACATCGAGGAGCCCGGCCTCCGAGCCTTCGTCACGCAGGCGCTGGAGTCGGGCAAGCTGACGGTCGCCCACGAGGTCGACGAGGCGAAGTACCACGTCATCGCGGTCCCGACGCCCTACGACCGAGGGGCCGGCGTGCCGGACCTCCAGTACGTTCGAGCCGCCGCCGACGCGATCGCTCCCCACCTCAGGACCGGCGACACCGTCGTTCTCGAGTCGACCGTCCCCCCGACGACGACCGTCGACGTGCTCCGTCCCGTTCTGGAGCGATCGGGGCTGTCCGCGGGCACGGACTTCGCGCTCGTGTACTGCCCCGAGACGGTGCTCCCCGGAAACATCATCACGGAGCTCAAGCGGAACGACCGCATCGTGGGCGGCGTCAACGGCGTCTCGACGGAGGCCGCCGTCCGGCTCTACGAGTCGTTCGTTGAGGGCGAGATCTACACCGCGGCCGACGCGACCACGGCCGAGGTCGTGAAGCTGACACAGAACACGTTCCGCGACGTGAACATCGCCCTAGCGAACGAGTTGGCGCTCGTCAGCCGGGACTACGGGGTCGACTCGCGGCGCGTCAGGGAGTTGGCGAACGTTCACCCGCGGGTCGACGTCCACCACCCCGGCCCGGGCGTCGGCGGCCACTGCCTTCCGGTCGACCCGTGGTTCCTGGGCTACGACTCGGACTCGTTGCGTCTCGTGCCGGTGGCGCGGGCGGTCAACGACGGCATGTCCGACCACGTCGTCGAGCTCCTCGAAGCCGAACTCGGGTCGCTCGCGGGCCGACGGATCGCGCTGCTCGGCGTCGCGTACAAGCGCGGCGTCGGTGACACCCGTCGGAGCCCCGCGCTCGCCGTGGCCGCCGCCCTGCGGGACGCGGTCGAGGAGGAGCGGGCCGCCCCGACGGACGGCGGCGCGGGGTCGTCGGGAGGCGGTATCGACGTGCGACTCCACGACCCGCACGTCGACGACGAGTCGTTGGGGCTGGTCGACTTCGACCGGGCGGTGGCGGACGCCGACGCGGCGGTCGTCGTCACCGGTCACGAGGCGTTCACCGATCTCGACCCCGAGCGCGTCCGCGACGCGATGGCCGGGTCGTCCGTCGTCGACACCCGGGCGGTGTTGTCCGTGCCGGACTGGGAAGCGGCCGGATTCACGGTCAGACGGATCTGA
- a CDS encoding alkaline phosphatase family protein, producing MGLFDRLRGDDDGRVVFLGIDGVPLDLVEDHPDVFENLTDIAETGSGGRLESIVPPESSACWPSLTTGVNPGETGVYGFQDREVDSYETYVPLGKHVRATRLWDRVTDAGRDATVLNVPVTFPPSTRVQRMVSGFLSPDLDAAASDESVRETLDGFDYRIDVNAKLGHDDDKTEFIENAHATLDARYEAFSHYLAEDDWDLFFGVFMSTDRVNHFLFGDYANDGEYKAEFLEFYRTLDDYLGEIRDALDDDTTLIVASDHGFTELTHEVNCNQFLADEGWLSYEDDDHDSLADIDDEARAYSLIPGRFYLNVEGREPNGVVSESEYEETREELIADLESLTGPDGRQVCKRIVKGETVFDGDHDEIAPDLVVIPADGFDLKSGFGGKEAVFTQGPRNGMHKFENSLLYSTEPDIDLTDANLFDVTPTVLDLMDVDADAEFDGESLLG from the coding sequence ATGGGTCTGTTCGATCGGCTCCGCGGCGACGACGACGGGCGTGTCGTCTTCCTCGGGATCGACGGCGTACCGCTCGACCTCGTCGAGGACCACCCCGACGTCTTCGAGAACCTGACCGACATCGCCGAGACCGGCTCCGGCGGGCGGTTGGAGAGCATCGTGCCGCCCGAGTCGAGCGCGTGCTGGCCGAGCCTCACGACCGGCGTGAACCCCGGCGAGACGGGCGTGTACGGCTTCCAAGACCGCGAGGTCGACTCCTACGAGACGTACGTCCCGCTCGGAAAACACGTCCGGGCGACCCGGCTGTGGGACCGCGTCACCGACGCCGGCCGCGACGCGACCGTCCTGAACGTCCCCGTCACGTTCCCGCCGTCGACGCGGGTCCAGCGGATGGTCTCCGGCTTCCTCTCGCCCGACCTCGACGCGGCCGCGAGCGACGAGTCGGTCCGGGAGACGCTCGACGGCTTCGACTACCGGATCGACGTCAACGCCAAACTCGGACACGACGACGACAAGACGGAGTTCATCGAGAATGCCCACGCGACGCTCGACGCCCGATACGAGGCGTTCTCTCACTACCTCGCCGAGGACGACTGGGACCTCTTCTTCGGCGTCTTCATGAGTACCGACCGCGTGAACCACTTCCTGTTCGGCGACTACGCGAACGACGGCGAGTACAAAGCGGAGTTCCTCGAGTTCTACCGCACCCTCGACGACTATCTCGGCGAGATCCGCGACGCGCTCGACGACGACACGACGCTGATCGTCGCCTCCGACCACGGCTTCACGGAGCTGACCCACGAGGTGAACTGCAACCAGTTCCTCGCCGACGAGGGGTGGCTCTCCTACGAGGACGACGACCACGACTCGCTGGCCGACATCGACGACGAGGCCCGCGCCTACTCGCTCATCCCCGGTCGCTTCTACCTCAACGTCGAGGGCCGCGAGCCGAACGGCGTCGTCTCCGAATCGGAGTACGAGGAGACGCGCGAGGAGCTCATCGCCGACCTCGAATCGCTCACCGGTCCCGACGGCCGGCAGGTGTGCAAGCGGATCGTCAAAGGCGAGACCGTCTTCGACGGCGACCACGACGAGATCGCGCCCGATCTGGTCGTCATCCCCGCCGACGGTTTCGACCTCAAGTCCGGCTTCGGGGGCAAGGAGGCCGTGTTCACGCAGGGTCCCCGAAACGGGATGCACAAGTTCGAGAACTCGCTTCTGTACTCGACCGAGCCCGACATCGACCTGACCGACGCGAACCTCTTCGACGTAACGCCGACGGTCCTCGATCTCATGGACGTCGACGCCGACGCCGAGTTCGACGGCGAGAGCCTGCTGGGCTGA
- a CDS encoding GDP-mannose 4,6-dehydratase produces MHVVVTGGAGFIGGHLATAFLRDGHDVTVFDNLASFYDPRLKEHTLDIHREVASETDGTYAFRDGDVRDAEAVREVVADADAVVHQAAQAGVRTSVAEPRKVTDVNVGGTVTLLEAATAADVDRVILASSSSVYGKPESLPYTEDHPTEPVSPYGVTKLAQEHVARVYTELHGLPTVALRYFTVYGPRMRPNMAISNFVSRCYNGESPVIYGDGEQTRDFTYVSDVVDANRTLLTDGSADGEVLNVGSSDNISIRELAEVVRDEIAPELPIRYEPAREADAEHTHASVEKAAERIGYEPSRSIEAGVNEFIDWYDANREWYEPLVRTS; encoded by the coding sequence ATGCACGTCGTCGTGACGGGCGGTGCCGGGTTCATCGGCGGCCACCTCGCGACGGCGTTCCTCCGCGACGGCCACGACGTCACCGTCTTCGACAACCTCGCGTCGTTCTACGACCCGCGTCTCAAAGAGCACACTCTCGACATCCACCGCGAGGTCGCGAGCGAGACCGACGGCACCTACGCGTTCCGCGACGGCGACGTCCGCGACGCGGAGGCGGTCCGCGAGGTCGTCGCCGACGCGGACGCCGTCGTCCACCAGGCGGCGCAGGCGGGCGTGCGCACCAGCGTCGCCGAGCCGCGGAAGGTGACAGACGTCAACGTCGGCGGGACGGTGACGCTGCTGGAGGCCGCCACGGCGGCCGACGTGGACCGCGTGATCCTCGCGAGTTCCTCGTCGGTGTACGGGAAGCCGGAGTCGCTGCCGTACACCGAAGACCACCCGACCGAGCCGGTGAGTCCCTACGGCGTGACGAAGCTCGCGCAGGAACACGTGGCCCGGGTCTACACGGAGCTCCACGGACTGCCGACCGTAGCGCTGCGGTACTTCACCGTGTACGGCCCGCGAATGCGACCGAACATGGCGATATCCAACTTCGTCTCGCGGTGTTACAACGGCGAGTCGCCGGTGATCTACGGGGACGGCGAGCAGACGCGGGACTTCACCTACGTCTCCGACGTGGTGGACGCGAACCGGACGCTGTTGACCGACGGGTCGGCCGACGGCGAGGTGTTGAACGTCGGCAGCTCGGACAACATCTCGATCCGGGAGCTGGCCGAGGTCGTCCGCGACGAGATCGCGCCGGAGCTGCCGATCCGGTACGAACCCGCCCGCGAGGCGGACGCCGAGCACACCCACGCGTCCGTCGAGAAGGCGGCCGAACGGATCGGGTACGAGCCCTCGCGGTCGATCGAGGCGGGCGTCAACGAGTTCATCGATTGGTACGACGCGAACCGAGAATGGTACGAACCGTTGGTGCGCACCTCCTGA
- a CDS encoding DegT/DnrJ/EryC1/StrS family aminotransferase, which produces MPEPVPFTDIQMDEAIVDRVAEVLHSGRYVKGPVVERFEDRFAAACGVDHAVAVDSGTAAILLALKGAGIGAGDEVFVPGHTFFATVSPVLSVGATPVFVDVDPETYGMDVAALSEALDAASDPAAILPVHLYGCMADVRRIRELAAEHDAAVIEDACQAHFATRDGFTAGTAGTAGAFSFYPTKNMTVAGDGGMLVTDDPDVARRARRHRNHGRDADGRHRVLGLNHRMSEVHAAVGLEQLDRIDDWNEGRATAARRYSARLADLDRVETPTEPPGAEHVYHLYVIRVPAADRDPLREHLGDAGIETGIHYPTPAYDHDPVVERLGERSLPATESVCRRIVSLPIHPRITDEEVDRVCTAVERYFEGAAA; this is translated from the coding sequence ATGCCAGAGCCGGTCCCGTTCACCGACATCCAGATGGACGAGGCGATCGTCGACCGAGTCGCGGAGGTCCTCCACAGCGGTCGGTACGTGAAGGGGCCGGTCGTCGAGCGGTTCGAGGACCGGTTCGCGGCGGCCTGCGGGGTCGACCACGCCGTCGCGGTCGACAGCGGCACCGCCGCGATCCTGCTCGCGCTGAAGGGGGCCGGTATCGGTGCGGGCGACGAGGTGTTCGTCCCCGGGCACACCTTCTTCGCCACGGTGAGCCCGGTCCTCTCCGTGGGCGCGACGCCGGTCTTCGTCGACGTCGACCCGGAGACCTACGGGATGGACGTCGCGGCCCTTTCCGAAGCGCTGGACGCCGCGTCCGATCCGGCGGCGATCCTGCCGGTCCACCTCTACGGGTGTATGGCCGACGTGCGTCGGATCCGAGAACTCGCGGCCGAACACGACGCGGCCGTCATCGAGGACGCCTGCCAGGCCCACTTCGCGACCCGCGACGGGTTCACTGCCGGAACGGCCGGGACCGCCGGCGCGTTCAGCTTCTACCCGACCAAGAACATGACCGTCGCGGGCGACGGCGGGATGCTCGTCACCGACGACCCCGACGTGGCGCGTCGCGCGCGCCGTCACAGGAACCACGGCCGCGACGCGGACGGCCGCCACCGCGTGCTCGGGCTGAACCACCGGATGAGCGAGGTCCACGCCGCGGTGGGCCTCGAACAGCTCGACCGCATCGACGACTGGAACGAGGGACGGGCGACCGCCGCGCGACGGTACTCGGCGCGTCTCGCGGACCTCGACCGAGTGGAGACGCCGACCGAACCGCCCGGCGCGGAACACGTGTATCACCTCTACGTGATCCGAGTGCCGGCCGCGGACCGCGACCCGCTCCGCGAACACCTCGGCGACGCCGGGATCGAGACCGGCATCCACTACCCGACCCCCGCCTACGACCACGACCCGGTCGTCGAACGGCTCGGCGAGCGCTCGCTGCCGGCCACCGAGTCCGTCTGTCGACGCATCGTCTCGCTGCCGATACACCCGCGGATCACCGACGAGGAGGTCGACCGAGTCTGTACGGCGGTCGAACGCTACTTCGAGGGGGCGGCAGCGTGA